The following are encoded together in the Coffea arabica cultivar ET-39 chromosome 1c, Coffea Arabica ET-39 HiFi, whole genome shotgun sequence genome:
- the LOC113713607 gene encoding DNA ligase 1-like isoform X1 — translation MASRPSAFDLLMSNASKKKSEQKQQKSSPKKRKTPTPIITSQNSAPISVKEPDSAQIKEAQLEKDMKNDDSSKVKDAQLGKSEEAVVKKPKVAITPDESFLELKDKVASFDPKKAAYWGKGQRVPFMFVAKALDAISKESGQIAITAIVCNMLRTVMETTPEDLVAVVYLLANRIAPAHEGLELGIGDASIIKALSEACGTKEAQIKKQYKELGDLGLVAKASRSSQSLMRKPEALTVVKVFDTFRLIAKESGKDSQEKKKNHIKALLVAATDCEPQYLIRLLQAAKIVKQVYSVIPVYDKIIPALLADGVWDLPKTCSFSPGVPVGPMLAKPTKGVSEILDKFQDIEFTCEYKYDGERAQIHYMEDGTVEIYSRNAERNTGKYPDVVDAISRFKRPSVTSFVLDCEIVAFDREKKKILPFQVLSTRARKNVVLSEIKVGVCIYAFDILYINGQPLLQAQLDSRRQVC, via the exons ATGGCTTCTCGCCCTTCTGCCTTCGACCTCCTCATGTCCAATGCTAGCAAGAAAAAGTCCGAGCAGAAACAACAAAAATCATCTCCCAAGAAACGCAAAACCCCCACCCCCATCATCACTTCTCAAAATTCTGCTCCGATTTCAGTCAAAGAACCTGATTCAGCTCAAATTAAAGAAGCCCAGCTGGAAAAAGATATGAAAAATGACGATTCGAGCAAGGTTAAGGATGCCCAGCTGGGGAAAAGTGAGGAAGCGGTGGTTAAGAAACCTAAGGTGGCAATTACTCCTGATGAGAGCTTTCTTGAGTTGAAGGATAAGGTGGCAAGTTTTGATCCCAAGAAGGCGGCATATTGGGGAAAGGGACAAAGGGTGCCGTTTATGTTTGTAGCAAAGGCGTTGGATGCTATTTCTAAAGAATCAGGGCAGATTGCGATAACTGCAATTGTTTGTAACATGTTGAGGACTGTGATGGAAACGACGCCAGAGGATTTGGTGGCTGTTGTTTACCTTTTGGCGAACCGAATTGCTCCAGCTCATGAAGGATTGGAGCTTGGGATTGGGGATGCTTCGATTATTAAGGCTCTGTCCGAGGCGTGCGGAACAAAAGAAGCACAAATTAAGAAGCAGTACAAG GAGCTTGGTGATCTAGGCCTTGTTGCAAAAGCAAGCCGTTCGTCTCAGTCTTTAATGCGCAAACCAGAAGCACTAACTGTTGTTAAAGTTTTTGATACATTTCGCCTTATTGCTAAG GAATCTGGTAAGGatagtcaagagaagaaaaagaatcatATCAAGGCACTACTGGTTGCTGCTACTGATTGTGAACCTCAGTACTTGATTCGTCTGCTCCAG GCTGCTAAAATCGTGAAACAAGTTTACTCGGTAATTCCAGTCTATGATAAAATAATCCCTGCTCTTCTTGCTGATGGTGTATGGGATCTTCCCAAGACATGTAGCTTTTCACCTGGTGTTCCTGTTGGACCTATGCTAGCAAAACCAACTAAGGGAGTTTCTGAAATATTGGATAAGTTTCAGGATATTGAATTCACCTGTGAATACAAGTATGATGGAGAACGTGCTCAG ATTCACTACATGGAGGATGGTACAGTGGAGATATATAGTCGAAATGCAGAAAGAAACACTGGAAAGTATCCTGATGTTGTGGATGCAATTTCAAG GTTTAAAAGGCCGTCTGTAACCTCATTTGTTCTTGATTGTGAAATTGTTGCATTTGATcgtgagaagaaaaaaattctcCCCTTCCAG
- the LOC113713607 gene encoding DNA ligase 1-like isoform X3 — protein sequence MASRPSAFDLLMSNASKKKSEQKQQKSSPKKRKTPTPIITSQNSAPISVKEPDSAQIKEAQLEKDMKNDDSSKVKDAQLGKSEEAVVKKPKVAITPDESFLELKDKVASFDPKKAAYWGKGQRVPFMFVAKALDAISKESGQIAITAIVCNMLRTVMETTPEDLVAVVYLLANRIAPAHEGLELGIGDASIIKALSEACGTKEAQIKKQYKELGDLGLVAKASRSSQSLMRKPEALTVVKVFDTFRLIAKESGKDSQEKKKNHIKALLVAATDCEPQYLIRLLQAKLRIGLAEQTLLAALGHAAVYADKQSSTPANIDSSLEEAAKIVKQVYSVIPVYDKIIPALLADGVWDLPKTCSFSPGVPVGPMLAKPTKGVSEILDKFQDIEFTCEYKYDGERAQIHYMEDGTVEIYSRNAERNTGKYPDVVDAISRFKRPSVTSFVLDCEIVAFDREKKKILPFQVLSTRARKNVVLSEIKVGVCIYAFDILYINGQPLLQAQLDSRRQVC from the exons ATGGCTTCTCGCCCTTCTGCCTTCGACCTCCTCATGTCCAATGCTAGCAAGAAAAAGTCCGAGCAGAAACAACAAAAATCATCTCCCAAGAAACGCAAAACCCCCACCCCCATCATCACTTCTCAAAATTCTGCTCCGATTTCAGTCAAAGAACCTGATTCAGCTCAAATTAAAGAAGCCCAGCTGGAAAAAGATATGAAAAATGACGATTCGAGCAAGGTTAAGGATGCCCAGCTGGGGAAAAGTGAGGAAGCGGTGGTTAAGAAACCTAAGGTGGCAATTACTCCTGATGAGAGCTTTCTTGAGTTGAAGGATAAGGTGGCAAGTTTTGATCCCAAGAAGGCGGCATATTGGGGAAAGGGACAAAGGGTGCCGTTTATGTTTGTAGCAAAGGCGTTGGATGCTATTTCTAAAGAATCAGGGCAGATTGCGATAACTGCAATTGTTTGTAACATGTTGAGGACTGTGATGGAAACGACGCCAGAGGATTTGGTGGCTGTTGTTTACCTTTTGGCGAACCGAATTGCTCCAGCTCATGAAGGATTGGAGCTTGGGATTGGGGATGCTTCGATTATTAAGGCTCTGTCCGAGGCGTGCGGAACAAAAGAAGCACAAATTAAGAAGCAGTACAAG GAGCTTGGTGATCTAGGCCTTGTTGCAAAAGCAAGCCGTTCGTCTCAGTCTTTAATGCGCAAACCAGAAGCACTAACTGTTGTTAAAGTTTTTGATACATTTCGCCTTATTGCTAAG GAATCTGGTAAGGatagtcaagagaagaaaaagaatcatATCAAGGCACTACTGGTTGCTGCTACTGATTGTGAACCTCAGTACTTGATTCGTCTGCTCCAG GCTAAACTGCGCATTGGTTTAGCTGAGCAAACTCTGTTAGCTGCTTTGGGCCATGCTGCAGTTTATGCTGATAAGCAATCTTCAACTCCTGCAAATATAGATTCTTCTTTAGAAGAG GCTGCTAAAATCGTGAAACAAGTTTACTCGGTAATTCCAGTCTATGATAAAATAATCCCTGCTCTTCTTGCTGATGGTGTATGGGATCTTCCCAAGACATGTAGCTTTTCACCTGGTGTTCCTGTTGGACCTATGCTAGCAAAACCAACTAAGGGAGTTTCTGAAATATTGGATAAGTTTCAGGATATTGAATTCACCTGTGAATACAAGTATGATGGAGAACGTGCTCAG ATTCACTACATGGAGGATGGTACAGTGGAGATATATAGTCGAAATGCAGAAAGAAACACTGGAAAGTATCCTGATGTTGTGGATGCAATTTCAAG GTTTAAAAGGCCGTCTGTAACCTCATTTGTTCTTGATTGTGAAATTGTTGCATTTGATcgtgagaagaaaaaaattctcCCCTTCCAG
- the LOC140005272 gene encoding uncharacterized mitochondrial protein AtMg00810-like, producing the protein MLSEVGMLGCRPVDTPMDPNVKLVGDQGALLDDPKQYRKLVGKLNYLTVTRSDISFAVCVVTQFLDAPRTSHWDAVIRIFKYLKSASEKGLLYQNHGHTNIEGYSDADWTGSASDRKSTKGYCVFLVVI; encoded by the coding sequence ATGTTGAGTGAAGTTGGGATGTTAGGTTGCCGACCTGTGGATACTCCTATGGATCCCAATGTGAAATTAGTAGGAGATCAAGGTGCATTACTTGATGATCCTAAGCAATATCGAAAActtgtgggtaaattaaattatctcactgtaacgAGATCTGACATTTCATTTGCAGTGTGTGTTGTGACTCAATTTCTTGATGCCCCTCGTACTAGTCATTGGGATGCTGTTATACGAATTTTCAAGTATCTTAAGAGTGCTTCTGAGAAAGGGTTgctgtatcaaaatcatggacaTACTAatattgaaggatatagtgatgcagattggACTGGTTCTGCCTCAGATCGAAAATCGACCAAAGGATATTGTGTGTTTttggtggtaatttag
- the LOC113714008 gene encoding DNA ligase 1-like, with the protein MASPAIFFQRFFWQFSILSAQNPQFPFPPFAFLFPPIHPHPQQQPVSVVSLSVAEKRQLMLTAFRSCSSSLHFTHHTLSLHPLRKPLGFKPYFLIYSSFPAKPFSQRSLFLSIPLVNPGSLAAMASRPSAFDLLMSNASKKKSEQKQQKPSPKKRKTPTPIITSQNSAPISVKEPDSAQIKEAQLENDMKNDDSSKIKDAQLGKSEEAVVKKPKVAITPDESLLELKDKAASFDPKKAAYWGKGQRVPFMFVAKALDAISKESGRIAITAIVCNMLRTVMETTPEDLVAVVYLLANRIAPAHEGLELGIGDASIIKALSEACGTKEAQIKKQYKELGDLGLVAKASRSSQSLMRKPEALTVVKVFDTFRLIAKESGKDSQEKKKNHIKALLVAATDCEPQYLIRLLQAKLRIGLAEQTLLAALGHAAVYADKQSSTPANIDSSLEEAAKIVKQVYSVIPVYDKIIPALRADGVWDLPKTCSFSPGVPVGPMLAKPTNGVSEILDKFQDIEFTCEYKYDGERAQIHYMEDGSVEIYSRNAERNTGKYPDVVDAISRFKRPSVTSFVLDCEIVAFDREKKKILPFQELEIFEC; encoded by the exons ATGGCTTCCCCAgcaatttttttccaaaggTTTTTCTGGCAATTTTCAATCCTAAGTGCAcaaaaccctcaatttcctttccCGCCATTTGCCTTCCTCTTCCCTCCTATCCATCCGCATCCGCAACAGCAACCCGTGTCAGTTGTCTCCCTCTCCGTAGCAGAAAAACGGCAGCTGATGCTCACCGCATTCAGGTCATGCTCTTCTTCACTCCACTTTACCCACCACACTCTTTCGCTTCATCCCCTCAGAAAACCACTCGGCTTTAAGCCCTACTTTCTCATCTATTCTTCCTTCCCCGCAAAACCCTTCTCTCAGAGATCCCTCTTTCTCTCGATTCCATTAGTTAATCCAGGATCACTAGCAGCAATGGCTTCTCGCCCTTCTGCCTTCGACCTCCTCATGTCCAATGCCAGCAAGAAAAAGTCCGAGCAGAAACAACAAAAACCATCTCCCAAGAAACGCAAAACCCCCACCCCCATCATCACTTCTCAAAATTCTGCTCCGATTTCAGTCAAAGAACCTGATTCAGCTCAAATTAAAGAAGCCCAACTGGAAAACGATATGAAAAATGACGATTCGAGCAAGATTAAGGATGCCCAGCTGGGGAAAAGTGAGGAAGCGGTGGTTAAGAAACCTAAGGTGGCAATTACTCCTGATGAGAGCCTTCTTGAGTTGAAGGATAAGGCGGCAAGTTTTGATCCCAAGAAGGCGGCATATTGGGGAAAGGGACAAAGGGTGCCGTTTATGTTTGTAGCAAAGGCGTTGGATGCTATTTCTAAAGAATCAGGGCGGATTGCGATAACTGCAATTGTTTGTAACATGTTGAGGACTGTGATGGAAACGACGCCAGAGGATTTGGTGGCTGTTGTTTACCTTTTGGCGAACCGGATTGCTCCAGCTCATGAAGGATTGGAGCTTGGGATTGGGGATGCTTCGATTATTAAGGCTCTGTCCGAGGCGTGCGGAACAAAAGAAGCACAAATTAAGAAGCAGTACAAG GAGCTTGGTGATCTAGGCCTTGTTGCAAAAGCAAGCCGTTCGTCTCAGTCTTTAATGCGCAAACCAGAAGCACTAACTGTTGTTAAAGTTTTTGATACATTTCGCCTTATTGCTAA GGAATCTGGTAAGGatagtcaagagaagaaaaagaatcatATCAAGGCACTACTGGTTGCTGCTACTGATTGTGAACCTCAGTACTTGATTCGTCTGCTCCAG GCTAAACTGCGCATTGGTTTAGCTGAGCAAACTCTGTTAGCTGCTTTGGGCCATGCTGCAGTTTATGCTGATAAGCAATCTTCAACTCCTGCAAATATAGATTCTTCTTTAGAAGAG GCTGCTAAAATCGTGAAACAAGTTTACTCGGTAATTCCAGTCTATGATAAAATAATCCCTGCTCTTCGTGCTGATGGTGTATGGGATCTTCCCAAGACATGTAGCTTTTCACCTGGTGTTCCTGTTGGACCTATGCTAGCAAAACCAACTAATGGAGTTTCTGAAATATTGGATAAGTTTCAGGATATTGAATTCACCTGTGAATACAAGTATGATGGAGAACGTGCTCAG ATTCACTACATGGAGGATGGTTCAGTGGAGATATATAGTCGAAATGCAGAAAGAAACACTGGAAAGTATCCTGATGTTGTGGATGCAATTTCAAG GTTTAAAAGGCCGTCTGTAACCTCATTTGTTCTTGATTGTGAAATTGTTGCATTTGATcgtgagaagaaaaaaattctcCCCTTCCAG GAACTGGAGATTTTTGAGTGTTGA